One genomic segment of Cryptococcus neoformans var. neoformans JEC21 chromosome 8 sequence includes these proteins:
- a CDS encoding syntaxin, putative — MARDRLGNVNRQYGEQPTPGPTYPPPGNGVVAPTRTANPYAQQTSVAAAAPGGYGAQGGYGASAGNPYAQTGQAGSPYATGGQYGQQEQYAMGGANGGAGGDFWTELSNTNSLLGQLQEQIQAVRTAHQTSLTSTDPQAAAYAAQLNDQARVQREECKNEIKTLYKLAKGDRAQRTQAEGVKSRFQGLLQEHQVIEKEFRKKVKDRVERQYKIVNPNATEEEIKEVTESDNPQVFSQALLNSNRYGAARGAYREVQERHAEIQKIEKTLTELAQMFQEMAMLVEQQDETIVNVETQAHGVDTDIKAGLVQTDKAVESARRARRKKWICFWIVVLIIVILAVILGAYFGTKGK; from the exons ATGGCTCGAGACAGGCTTGGAAACGTT AACCGACAATACGG TGAACAACCCACTCCAGGGCCGACTTACCCGCCGCCCGGTAACGGCGTTGTCGCTCCCACTCGAACTGCCAACCCGTACGCTCAGCAGACCTCTGTCGCTGCCGCTGCCCCTGGTGGGTACGGCGCTCAGGGCGGCTACGGTGCGAGCGCTGGTAACCCGTATGCCCAAACCGGTCAAGCTGGAAGTCCCTACGCTACAGGAGGGCAGTATGGACAACAAGAACAATACGCAATGGGGGGGGCTAATGGTGGTGCGGGCGGGGATTTCTGGACTGAATTAAGCAACACGAACTCTCTTTTGGGTCAGTTGCAGGAGCAGATTCAGGCTGTCAGAACAGCCCATCAAACCAGTTTG ACCTCAACGGACCCCCAGGCCGCCGCATATGCCGCTCAACTCAACGACCAAGCTCGTGTGCAACGGGAAGAGTGCAAAAACGAAATCAAAACCCTTTACAAGCTCGCCAAGGGCGACCGCGCCCAAAGGACTCAGGCTGAGGGTGTCAAGTCTCGTTTCCAAGGCCTGTTGCAGGAACATCAGGTAATTGAGAAGGAGTTtaggaagaaggtcaagGACAGAGTCGAAAGACAGTACAAGATTGTAAACCCCAACGCgactgaagaagaaatcaaGGAGGTTACCGAGAGTGATAATCCTCAGGTCTTCTCACAAGCT TTGTTAAACTCTAACCGATATGGTGCTGCTCGAGGCGCATACAGGGAGGTTCAAGAGCGACATGCCGAGATTCAGAAGATTGAAAAGACTCTTACGGAGCTCGCCCAGATGTTCCAAGAAATGGCCATGCTTGTTGAACAACAGGATGAGACAATTGTTAATGTGGAGACCCAAGCACACGGCGTGGATACAGACATCAAAGCAGG GTTGGTGCAGACGGACAAGGCGGTAGAAAGCGCAAGACGCGCTAGGAGAAAGAAGTGGATCTGTTTCTGGATCGTCG TCCTTATCATTGTCATTCTCGCTGTCATTCTGGGTGCCTACTTTGGTACCAAGGGCAAGTAA